Proteins found in one Haloferax litoreum genomic segment:
- a CDS encoding ABC transporter ATP-binding protein has protein sequence MATLEIKNLHARVAEEDGEQILRGVDLEVKSGEIHALMGPNGSGKSTTSKIIAGHPAYEVTDGEILLHLEEGDFGDVDIPDDARTWNLLELEPNERAALGIFLGFQYPAEIEGVTMTNFLRTALNAKLDEREELLFGDDEEEEEEDVGYDTSPMEGNVDDGEIGVAEFQKLLKEKMDLLDMDEKFMQRYLNAGFSGGEKKQNEVLQAAILEPSIAVLDEIDSGLDIDRLQDVSKGINALRDEQGTGILQITHYQRILEYVEPDHVHIMLDGKVVKSGDASLASELEDKGYDWVREEVYEAA, from the coding sequence ATGGCAACTCTCGAGATCAAGAACCTCCACGCACGTGTCGCGGAGGAAGACGGTGAGCAGATTCTGCGAGGTGTCGACCTGGAAGTCAAATCCGGCGAGATCCACGCACTGATGGGTCCCAACGGGTCCGGCAAGTCTACGACTTCTAAAATCATCGCCGGCCACCCCGCCTACGAGGTAACCGACGGCGAAATCCTCCTCCACCTGGAAGAGGGCGACTTCGGTGACGTCGACATTCCGGACGACGCCCGCACGTGGAACCTTCTGGAACTGGAACCGAACGAGCGCGCCGCGCTCGGTATCTTCCTCGGCTTCCAGTACCCCGCGGAAATCGAAGGCGTCACCATGACGAACTTCCTCCGCACCGCGCTCAACGCGAAACTCGACGAGCGCGAAGAACTCCTCTTCGGCGATGACGAGGAAGAAGAAGAAGAGGACGTCGGCTACGACACCTCCCCGATGGAGGGGAACGTCGACGACGGCGAAATCGGCGTCGCCGAGTTCCAGAAGCTCCTCAAGGAGAAGATGGACCTCCTCGACATGGACGAGAAGTTCATGCAGCGCTACCTCAACGCCGGGTTCTCCGGCGGTGAGAAGAAACAGAACGAGGTTCTGCAGGCAGCAATCCTCGAACCGTCCATCGCAGTGCTCGACGAGATCGACTCCGGTCTCGACATCGACCGCCTGCAGGACGTCTCGAAGGGTATCAACGCGCTCCGCGACGAGCAGGGCACGGGTATCCTCCAGATTACGCACTACCAGCGTATCCTCGAATACGTCGAACCCGACCACGTCCACATCATGCTGGACGGAAAGGTCGTCAAGAGCGGCGACG